A single window of Methylobacterium nodulans ORS 2060 DNA harbors:
- a CDS encoding FG-GAP-like repeat-containing protein → MTTSTPTFTLSPNQDTGSSASDGITQTKFITVTGTATPGNRVILFDDVNRDGIAGFPDQALGGAIADADGKFTVTLASPDLTYLADGTYRIFAIADDGVSQSNLSSPLDLTIDTTAPGLSGVSLVGPTSTSASTVQFTVAFSEPVTAPQASDFSLISTGGLQGAAIASITAVPGSNGQAYTVDVTTGTGSGSLALQVLGGSIKDIAGNAFSGTFGTGQTYAVGPAPASVAVADINHDGIGDLIVSNLHSSPQNPDGTYGSGYLSVLIGKADGTFQQPVSVAAGAGPYVVGTGDFNHDGNVDLAVLNAFAGFTATGNGNGSVSILFGDGTGAFSPGADYTVGLAPEGLVVSDLNHDGLSDLVVANSDSNTVSVLLGNNDGTFQAQTSYPTGVGPNFLAVADVNQDGNADLITANDTDGTLSILLGTGTGTFTAGSSIPVGSVPNGVAVGDLNGDGKQDLVAANYADGNVSVLLGNGDGTFKPGVTYQAGTGAYAVALSDVNGDGRSDILVSNGGSSSLSALFGNGDGTFQAQTSISTGNFPQLFALSDINKDGKPDAVIPNYNDDTISILMNETSQGLSPSYQIARPTPGGTPHLNRDFDGDGKADLLWRNDSGQVVTWTDLNGSLTSHDYGSIDPSWKIQGTGDFDGDGKADLLWRNDSGQVVTWTDLNGSLTSHDYGSIDPSWKIQGTGDFDGDGKADLLWRNDSGQVVTWTDLNGSLTSHDYGSIDPSWKIQGTGDFDGDGKADLLWRNDSGQVVTWTDLNGSLTSHDYGSIDPSWKIQGTGDFGGDGKADLLWRNDSGQVVTWSNINANIESHDLGVVGNDWKLI, encoded by the coding sequence ATGACCACGAGCACACCCACATTTACCCTTAGCCCCAATCAGGATACCGGCTCGTCCGCCTCTGACGGCATTACACAAACAAAATTCATCACGGTGACGGGAACGGCAACACCGGGCAATCGCGTGATTTTGTTCGATGATGTCAATCGCGACGGCATCGCCGGTTTCCCGGATCAAGCGCTCGGCGGCGCTATTGCTGACGCGGATGGCAAGTTCACAGTCACACTCGCATCTCCCGATCTAACTTACCTTGCCGATGGAACCTACCGGATCTTCGCGATTGCGGATGATGGGGTTTCCCAGTCAAACCTCTCGTCGCCCCTCGATCTTACGATCGACACGACGGCTCCGGGCTTGAGCGGAGTCTCGCTCGTTGGGCCCACAAGCACGAGCGCCAGCACTGTTCAGTTCACGGTTGCGTTCTCGGAACCCGTAACGGCTCCGCAAGCGAGCGATTTCTCCCTCATCAGCACGGGAGGCCTGCAGGGCGCGGCCATTGCGAGCATCACGGCGGTGCCTGGGTCAAACGGGCAAGCTTACACGGTCGATGTCACGACCGGAACCGGAAGCGGGTCACTCGCCCTTCAGGTTCTGGGCGGCAGCATCAAGGACATCGCAGGAAATGCGTTCAGCGGTACCTTCGGTACGGGCCAGACATACGCGGTCGGCCCCGCTCCAGCCTCCGTCGCCGTCGCCGATATCAATCACGATGGGATCGGCGACCTGATCGTCTCGAACCTCCATAGCTCGCCCCAGAATCCGGACGGCACCTACGGATCCGGGTACCTCTCCGTCCTGATCGGGAAGGCCGACGGCACCTTCCAACAGCCGGTTTCGGTGGCGGCCGGCGCTGGCCCTTACGTCGTCGGAACCGGGGATTTCAACCACGACGGCAATGTGGATCTCGCTGTGCTGAACGCCTTCGCGGGGTTCACGGCCACGGGTAACGGGAATGGCAGCGTATCGATCTTGTTCGGCGATGGAACCGGCGCCTTCAGTCCCGGAGCCGACTACACCGTTGGGCTAGCTCCGGAGGGTCTCGTCGTCAGCGACCTCAACCACGACGGCTTATCCGATCTCGTTGTCGCGAACTCCGACTCGAATACCGTTTCAGTTCTCCTCGGAAACAACGACGGAACCTTCCAGGCTCAGACAAGCTACCCGACGGGCGTAGGCCCGAACTTCCTCGCTGTCGCAGACGTCAATCAGGATGGAAATGCCGACCTTATCACTGCGAATGATACCGACGGCACGCTCTCGATCCTGCTCGGGACGGGAACCGGAACGTTCACGGCAGGCTCTTCCATTCCGGTCGGCTCGGTGCCGAACGGCGTTGCCGTGGGAGACCTGAACGGCGACGGCAAGCAGGATCTCGTTGCTGCCAACTACGCAGACGGCAATGTGTCCGTGCTGCTCGGAAACGGTGATGGGACGTTCAAGCCGGGCGTGACCTATCAGGCCGGCACTGGGGCCTATGCCGTAGCCCTGTCCGACGTGAATGGCGATGGTCGATCGGACATTCTGGTCTCCAATGGCGGCTCCTCCTCGCTTTCGGCTCTATTCGGAAACGGCGACGGCACCTTCCAGGCGCAGACATCAATCAGCACTGGCAATTTCCCGCAGCTGTTCGCCCTCTCCGACATCAACAAGGACGGCAAGCCTGATGCTGTCATTCCGAATTACAATGACGACACTATTTCTATTTTGATGAATGAGACATCCCAAGGTCTCAGTCCGAGCTACCAGATCGCCCGTCCCACACCTGGTGGCACTCCGCACTTAAATCGGGATTTCGATGGCGACGGCAAGGCCGACCTGTTGTGGCGCAACGACAGCGGGCAGGTGGTCACCTGGACCGATCTCAACGGGAGCCTGACCTCACACGATTACGGTTCGATTGACCCGAGCTGGAAGATCCAGGGCACCGGCGATTTCGATGGCGACGGCAAGGCCGACCTGTTGTGGCGCAACGACAGCGGGCAGGTGGTCACCTGGACCGATCTCAACGGGAGCCTGACCTCACACGATTACGGTTCGATTGACCCGAGCTGGAAGATCCAGGGCACCGGCGATTTCGATGGCGACGGCAAGGCCGACCTGTTGTGGCGCAACGACAGCGGGCAGGTGGTCACCTGGACCGATCTCAACGGGAGCCTGACCTCACACGATTACGGTTCGATTGACCCGAGCTGGAAGATCCAGGGCACCGGCGATTTCGATGGCGACGGCAAGGCCGACCTGTTGTGGCGCAACGACAGCGGGCAGGTGGTCACCTGGACCGATCTCAACGGGAGCCTGACCTCACACGATTACGGTTCGATTGACCCGAGCTGGAAGATCCAGGGCACCGGCGATTTCGGCGGCGACGGCAAGGCCGACCTGTTGTGGCGCAACGACAGCGGGCAGGTGGTCACCTGGTCAAATATTAACGCAAATATCGAATCTCATGACCTCGGAGTCGTGGGAAATGAC